From Paenibacillus polymyxa, the proteins below share one genomic window:
- a CDS encoding ArsR/SmtB family transcription factor, whose product MEGDLQKFKADFFKALAHPLRIRILEVLSEGERNVNELQTALGSEGSAVSQQLAVLRAKNLVNSFKEGTTVVYSLRDPLLTELLAVARQIFDNHLVEAISLLEGIRNEK is encoded by the coding sequence ATGGAAGGAGATCTCCAGAAGTTTAAGGCTGACTTTTTCAAAGCATTGGCTCACCCTCTGCGCATCCGCATTTTGGAGGTGCTGAGTGAAGGGGAACGGAATGTGAACGAGTTGCAGACTGCGCTCGGTTCCGAAGGTTCTGCCGTATCGCAGCAATTGGCTGTCTTACGGGCTAAAAATTTGGTGAACAGCTTTAAGGAAGGCACAACGGTCGTGTATTCACTACGTGATCCGCTCTTAACGGAGCTGCTAGCGGTGGCGCGGCAGATTTTTGACAATCATTTAGTCGAAGCTATCTCGTTGCTGGAAGGAATACGTAACGAGAAGTAA
- a CDS encoding AAA family ATPase — MLSIDIPAIYEFDERTDGRITGYAAYARLIDGISEALYNRYGVKYELYASDDPNIEYWDLLEEDIRSGSPDLEHVARVFDRLEERTIQYDDDGPTPEYGVHLSMRNNVFAYPKWGIALARVPFFRENGVYNEDYVFATGDQELQSFLAGVRGRERKQNMKRVTVFTDTSRGLSRQAEPITRAITRDDVILKAEIKRDIFRSLDQFFEADRTFYQTYNIPYKRGILLYGHPGNGKTTLVKSIASSVPGPAAYWQITEYTTSESVKEVFEAATRLAPMVLVIEDIDSMPQEVRSFFLNTLDGATSKEGIFLIGTTNYPEKIDPGLMNRAGRFDRAYEISLPDEALRLAYLKLRNFLVFAGETGTQKAATMTDGFSLAQLGELYVSTALEWHEQGKADIELIIKGMRGELDKSRKQDWLKNASEGRVGFF; from the coding sequence ATGTTGAGTATAGACATCCCAGCTATTTATGAATTTGACGAACGAACAGATGGACGCATTACCGGTTATGCCGCATATGCCCGTCTGATCGACGGTATTAGTGAAGCACTCTATAACCGCTATGGCGTAAAATATGAGCTGTATGCCAGTGATGATCCCAATATTGAATATTGGGATCTGCTGGAGGAGGATATTCGTTCAGGCAGCCCTGATCTGGAGCATGTGGCACGGGTCTTCGATCGTTTGGAGGAACGCACCATTCAATATGACGATGACGGGCCAACGCCTGAATATGGTGTGCATCTGTCGATGCGCAATAATGTATTTGCCTATCCCAAGTGGGGGATCGCACTGGCACGAGTTCCCTTTTTCCGTGAAAATGGCGTATACAATGAAGATTACGTATTTGCCACAGGCGATCAGGAGCTGCAAAGCTTCCTCGCCGGCGTACGCGGTCGTGAACGCAAGCAAAATATGAAGCGTGTCACCGTCTTTACCGATACAAGCCGTGGACTCTCTCGGCAAGCAGAACCGATAACCCGCGCAATTACACGGGATGACGTGATTTTGAAGGCAGAAATCAAGCGGGATATCTTCCGATCACTTGATCAGTTTTTTGAAGCAGATCGTACCTTCTATCAGACTTATAACATTCCTTACAAGCGTGGAATTCTACTATACGGCCATCCAGGTAACGGCAAAACAACACTTGTGAAATCAATTGCCAGCAGTGTACCGGGTCCGGCCGCTTACTGGCAAATTACAGAATATACAACTAGTGAATCAGTCAAAGAGGTGTTCGAGGCGGCTACTCGTCTGGCTCCAATGGTACTGGTCATTGAGGACATTGATTCTATGCCTCAGGAGGTTCGTTCCTTTTTCCTGAATACGCTCGACGGCGCTACATCCAAGGAGGGTATCTTCCTGATCGGAACGACCAATTATCCCGAAAAAATTGATCCGGGACTGATGAACCGGGCGGGGCGTTTCGATCGGGCTTACGAAATTAGTTTGCCTGACGAAGCGCTGCGACTCGCGTATCTCAAGCTGCGTAACTTCCTTGTTTTTGCAGGTGAGACAGGTACACAGAAGGCGGCAACGATGACGGACGGCTTCTCCCTGGCTCAGCTTGGTGAACTGTATGTCAGCACGGCTCTAGAATGGCATGAGCAAGGAAAAGCCGATATTGAGCTGATTATTAAAGGCATGCGGGGCGAGCTTGATAAAAGCCGCAAGCAGGACTGGCTAAAAAATGCCTCCGAAGGAAGAGTTGGGTTTTTCTAA
- a CDS encoding amino acid ABC transporter substrate-binding protein, producing MKKFSFLPIVLIVMALLVSACGNNDKGTSTNDASTGGNGSNNGKADTTAAATLESVKASGKLRIGTEGTYAPFTYHDAAGKLTGFDVDIATEVSKRLGVQPEFIETQWDGIFAGLNSKRFDAVFNEVSITDERKQKYDFSDPYIVSKAVLIVSDDNTDIQKFADLKGKKAGQSLTSNLTQIAKSNGAEIVATEGFNQAIDLLTSKRVDATVNDGLSYLDLKKQKPDAPIKKVDESSDASHSAAVFNKGSEDLIKEVNKALADMKADGTYLKISEKYFGADVSK from the coding sequence ATGAAAAAATTTAGTTTTTTACCGATTGTACTCATCGTGATGGCATTGCTGGTTTCGGCTTGCGGCAACAATGATAAAGGCACTAGCACGAATGATGCATCTACCGGAGGGAACGGTTCTAATAATGGAAAAGCAGATACAACGGCTGCAGCTACCCTTGAATCTGTAAAAGCGAGTGGCAAGCTGAGAATTGGTACGGAAGGTACCTATGCTCCGTTTACGTACCATGATGCTGCTGGCAAATTGACAGGCTTTGACGTCGATATTGCAACCGAAGTAAGTAAGCGGCTGGGTGTGCAACCGGAATTTATCGAGACACAATGGGACGGAATATTTGCAGGCTTGAACTCCAAGCGGTTTGACGCAGTATTCAATGAAGTGTCCATTACAGATGAGCGTAAGCAAAAATATGATTTCTCCGATCCGTACATTGTCTCCAAGGCGGTTCTGATCGTGAGTGATGATAATACGGACATCCAAAAATTTGCTGATTTAAAAGGTAAAAAGGCAGGGCAATCCCTGACTAGCAACCTGACTCAAATCGCAAAAAGCAACGGGGCGGAAATTGTAGCAACCGAAGGATTCAATCAAGCTATTGACCTCCTCACTTCCAAACGTGTAGATGCGACCGTCAACGACGGATTATCCTATCTGGATCTGAAAAAGCAAAAGCCTGATGCTCCAATCAAAAAGGTGGACGAATCTTCGGATGCTTCACACAGCGCAGCAGTATTTAATAAAGGGAGCGAAGATTTGATCAAGGAAGTCAACAAAGCGTTGGCTGATATGAAGGCTGACGGTACGTATCTGAAAATTTCTGAAAAATATTTTGGAGCCGATGTGTCCAAATAA
- a CDS encoding amino acid ABC transporter permease, protein MDDRQIQIIMDSLLPLLKAGVSFTIPLTLISFALGLVLALITALARLSKWRILKLIFGFYVWVIRGTPLLVQLYIIFYGLPSVGITLDPFIASVIGFTLSVGAYSSEIMRAAIISIQEGQWEAGYSLGMTRWQVLRRIVLPQASRVSVPPLANSFISLVKDTSLAATITYVEMFRTANQIVATTYEPLLVYTEAGVIYLLFSTILTVLQNDLEKRLSRFSIR, encoded by the coding sequence ATGGATGATCGCCAAATACAAATTATTATGGATTCATTATTGCCTCTGCTAAAAGCAGGGGTTTCTTTTACGATTCCGCTCACACTGATCTCATTTGCTCTGGGACTTGTGCTGGCGCTAATCACTGCACTCGCCCGGTTGTCCAAATGGAGAATACTCAAGCTGATCTTCGGCTTCTATGTATGGGTGATTCGAGGAACTCCATTGCTGGTGCAATTGTATATTATTTTCTACGGTTTACCTTCTGTTGGTATTACACTGGACCCGTTTATTGCTTCAGTGATCGGCTTTACGCTTAGCGTGGGGGCCTATAGCTCTGAAATTATGCGTGCCGCTATTATTTCCATTCAAGAGGGTCAATGGGAGGCGGGATATTCCTTGGGGATGACACGCTGGCAAGTGCTGCGGCGGATCGTGCTTCCTCAAGCTTCCCGTGTATCCGTACCCCCGCTTGCCAACTCATTCATCAGCTTGGTAAAGGATACCTCACTGGCTGCCACCATCACCTATGTGGAAATGTTCAGAACGGCTAATCAGATTGTAGCTACCACCTACGAACCGCTATTAGTTTATACCGAGGCTGGAGTTATTTACCTGCTATTTAGCACGATATTGACTGTGCTACAAAATGATTTGGAAAAGCGTCTCAGCCGTTTTTCCATTAGATAA
- a CDS encoding RtcB family protein — protein MNIQPTTNSSFHEGPYSHLMKLPAGDLTVYASQQLFSSLDYKVFEMANNNLQIPGIRYMGYTPDVHVGVGTCIGTTAVWGMEDGYVSPSIVGSDIGCGMRVHLTNLHKDALKEIKLRRKLVKTIDKYLPMEAHQRGHYSDIRLEHIVRKGLHGLPNKYIPDSYTPKKSTSLTHVEHSKFSFDEEVLNLVEDRTWHRAHRQLGTLGGGNHFVEVQAIEIAEENREVAEAWGMFDGQVAVMIHSGSRAWGGAVSQSSSSAIAKAMSRLGLGTSDPRLVFAPLDHPEAAHYVDMMYSALNYAVVNRHLIAYSVREAFRDVFGTKCELRTLYDLMHNYAWEESHPDHGSVFVHRKGATRALPAGHPDNPRPYEATGHPALIPGSMGTASYIMVGLPGGQDNFHSICHGAGRIRSRSATKRLVSVDDFAGALGVGTDDEIVVNQASLESIIDESPQAYKNVDDIIESVTGAGLAAVVAKCRPLAALKGAK, from the coding sequence ATGAATATACAACCTACGACCAACTCATCTTTTCATGAAGGACCATACAGCCACCTGATGAAGCTTCCGGCAGGGGATCTGACCGTGTACGCTTCGCAGCAACTCTTCTCCTCACTGGATTACAAAGTGTTCGAGATGGCTAATAACAATTTACAAATTCCAGGTATCCGCTATATGGGATATACACCAGATGTACATGTAGGCGTCGGAACCTGCATCGGTACAACTGCGGTATGGGGAATGGAAGACGGCTATGTATCTCCCTCCATCGTTGGCAGCGATATTGGCTGCGGCATGCGCGTACACCTGACCAATCTGCACAAGGATGCTTTGAAGGAAATCAAGCTGCGCCGCAAGCTGGTTAAGACAATCGACAAATACTTGCCGATGGAAGCCCACCAACGCGGACATTATTCGGATATACGACTGGAGCATATTGTACGTAAGGGTTTGCATGGCTTACCTAATAAATATATTCCAGATAGCTACACTCCTAAGAAATCCACCTCACTGACTCATGTAGAGCACAGTAAGTTCTCCTTTGACGAGGAAGTGCTGAATCTCGTCGAAGACCGTACTTGGCACCGGGCTCATCGGCAGCTCGGCACGTTGGGTGGAGGCAATCATTTTGTCGAAGTTCAGGCGATTGAAATTGCGGAAGAAAATAGAGAAGTCGCTGAAGCTTGGGGGATGTTCGACGGTCAGGTGGCTGTGATGATTCATTCCGGATCACGTGCTTGGGGTGGAGCAGTCAGCCAGTCCAGTTCATCTGCCATCGCCAAAGCGATGAGCCGTCTCGGTCTCGGCACCTCCGACCCGAGACTCGTATTTGCACCGCTGGATCATCCCGAGGCAGCACATTATGTGGATATGATGTATTCAGCGCTGAATTATGCTGTGGTGAACCGACATCTGATTGCATACTCCGTGCGAGAAGCCTTCCGCGATGTCTTTGGTACAAAGTGCGAGTTGCGTACGCTGTACGATCTGATGCACAATTATGCTTGGGAGGAGTCCCATCCGGATCATGGCAGCGTGTTTGTACATCGTAAAGGTGCAACGCGCGCGCTTCCAGCAGGACACCCTGACAATCCGCGGCCTTATGAGGCGACTGGGCATCCGGCCCTGATCCCCGGCTCAATGGGGACTGCCTCTTATATTATGGTAGGTTTACCGGGCGGTCAGGATAACTTTCACTCCATTTGTCATGGAGCGGGCCGTATTCGCTCGCGTTCTGCGACCAAGCGGCTTGTAAGTGTAGACGATTTTGCAGGTGCCCTGGGTGTAGGGACAGACGACGAAATTGTGGTCAACCAGGCATCTCTGGAAAGTATTATCGACGAATCTCCACAAGCCTACAAAAATGTAGATGATATTATTGAAAGTGTTACCGGGGCAGGACTCGCAGCCGTTGTAGCCAAATGTAGACCGCTGGCCGCCCTGAAAGGAGCAAAATAA
- a CDS encoding MFS transporter, which yields MDTQNTTLSPEGRHSAWATFTSPLKQSKAFTLLWLGHWIAMLGSSVTTVILPLVIYSLTGSTTIMGLAMTVYMLPNVLILPFAGMIVDRIDRIRLLLFTNVARFGLMFVASVLMFTDGMKLPFLFVGLALYGLMDGIFNPAYSALRAQVFTPDIRNAANALSQISIQAVRLLGPPLGGFIVSFSSPGVGFGLDSIAYLVSFSCFWMLSAHLASIIGKRQTGSEQEDQGGQHFLKDFIAGFAILKSHPWLWITILAFSFINICYSGIIAVLIPWLFKVHHGYNPVVYGIAMASSGIGAMLGAFVYGSRKHWKHRGLLAYLGAFVSGLALLLLSIVTWMPGLIMSMMLEGFGIMIFAIIWETSLQELVPAESFGRVASLDLMFSFALLPVGYLAVGAVADKLGGILTIGMFATIGMCIVLGVLIVPHIRRFQ from the coding sequence ATGGATACCCAAAATACAACTTTATCCCCTGAAGGAAGGCACTCGGCCTGGGCTACCTTTACTTCACCTTTAAAACAATCCAAAGCGTTCACCCTCTTATGGCTTGGACATTGGATCGCGATGTTAGGAAGCTCCGTCACGACAGTCATTTTGCCACTGGTTATCTATTCTCTGACAGGCTCCACCACCATCATGGGATTGGCGATGACGGTTTATATGCTGCCAAATGTACTTATTCTTCCTTTCGCAGGAATGATCGTGGACAGAATCGACCGAATTCGCCTCCTTCTGTTCACGAATGTCGCCCGCTTTGGTCTGATGTTCGTTGCTTCGGTGCTGATGTTTACGGACGGGATGAAGTTGCCGTTCCTATTCGTTGGGCTTGCGTTGTACGGATTGATGGATGGTATCTTTAATCCGGCTTATTCAGCCTTACGTGCACAAGTGTTTACACCGGACATCCGCAATGCTGCCAATGCGCTAAGTCAAATCAGCATACAAGCTGTTCGTCTACTCGGTCCTCCGCTAGGAGGCTTTATTGTATCCTTTTCCTCTCCCGGTGTCGGCTTTGGACTGGATTCTATCGCTTACCTGGTATCATTTTCCTGTTTTTGGATGCTAAGTGCTCATTTGGCCTCCATCATCGGCAAACGTCAGACCGGTTCAGAACAGGAAGATCAGGGTGGACAACATTTTCTCAAGGATTTTATAGCAGGTTTTGCTATTCTTAAAAGCCATCCTTGGCTATGGATTACGATACTCGCCTTTTCTTTCATTAATATCTGTTATTCAGGTATTATCGCTGTGCTCATCCCATGGCTGTTCAAGGTGCATCATGGCTATAATCCAGTCGTATACGGCATCGCAATGGCAAGTAGTGGCATTGGTGCCATGTTGGGAGCCTTTGTGTATGGATCGCGCAAGCATTGGAAACACCGCGGTCTGCTCGCTTACTTAGGAGCTTTTGTCAGCGGTCTTGCCTTACTGCTGTTGTCCATAGTCACCTGGATGCCAGGATTGATTATGAGCATGATGCTCGAAGGATTTGGTATTATGATTTTTGCGATCATCTGGGAGACAAGCCTGCAGGAATTAGTTCCCGCTGAATCCTTTGGACGTGTAGCCAGTCTGGATTTGATGTTTTCCTTCGCACTGCTTCCTGTCGGCTATCTGGCCGTAGGTGCCGTGGCGGACAAGCTTGGCGGTATCCTCACCATTGGTATGTTTGCAACCATCGGCATGTGTATCGTGCTGGGCGTGCTAATTGTTCCTCATATCAGACGATTTCAATAG
- a CDS encoding amino acid ABC transporter ATP-binding protein, whose protein sequence is MIQIRNIHKSFGSLEVLKGIGVTLDKGKVLVIIGPSGSGKTTLLRCLNLLEIPDQGEIQVGDIALNFAKGTKLRQENILALRKRTGMVFQSYNLFPHMTAVQNVMEGQVTVQKKSKDEARKRALELLKKVGLADKAESYPHQLSGGQQQRVGIARAMAVEPEVLLFDEPTSALDPELVGEVLKVIKQLAAEGMTMVIVTHEMKFAAEVADHVILMDQGVIIEQGTPHQVLEQPTSPRAIQFLNRLSGETE, encoded by the coding sequence GTGATCCAAATTCGGAATATACACAAGTCGTTCGGCTCGCTGGAAGTGCTTAAGGGGATTGGCGTGACGCTCGATAAGGGAAAAGTACTTGTGATTATCGGTCCTTCCGGTTCTGGTAAAACAACGCTTTTACGCTGCTTGAATTTGCTAGAGATTCCCGATCAGGGAGAAATTCAGGTAGGTGATATTGCCCTGAATTTTGCGAAAGGAACGAAGCTTCGACAAGAAAACATTTTGGCGCTGCGTAAGCGGACAGGGATGGTATTTCAATCCTACAACCTCTTCCCGCATATGACTGCCGTACAAAATGTGATGGAGGGGCAAGTCACGGTTCAGAAAAAAAGCAAGGACGAAGCGCGCAAACGTGCTTTGGAGCTGCTGAAGAAGGTAGGGTTGGCTGATAAAGCGGAATCCTATCCACATCAATTGTCGGGAGGACAGCAACAACGGGTCGGTATTGCCCGGGCAATGGCGGTCGAACCTGAGGTGCTTTTGTTCGACGAGCCCACCTCTGCTCTTGATCCCGAGTTGGTAGGTGAGGTGCTCAAGGTCATAAAGCAATTGGCTGCCGAAGGAATGACGATGGTTATTGTCACCCATGAAATGAAATTTGCGGCAGAGGTTGCGGATCATGTAATCCTGATGGATCAGGGCGTAATCATTGAGCAGGGTACGCCACATCAGGTGCTGGAGCAGCCGACCAGTCCACGGGCCATCCAGTTTTTGAATCGACTGAGTGGGGAAACGGAATAA
- a CDS encoding SulP family inorganic anion transporter gives MKWIGRFEGYNAGALRKDLISGSIVAIVAIPLGMAFAIASGVKPEYGLYTTIVAGILISLLGGSKFQIGGPTGAFIPILLAIVMQYGYENLLIAGFMAGIILILMGVLRLGALIKFIPKPVTIGFTAGIAVTIFSGQIANFLGLRGVERHETFLPSMAELVHRLPSLNVYSILTACICLAALILVPKKWPKIPGSLVGLLLSTLVAALLFPGQVATIGSAYGAIPASLPELHIPVMTWELIVKLLPPALVIAMLGAIESLLSAVVADGMTGTRHNSNRELVGQGIANLLTPLFGGIPATGAIARTATNIRNNAVSPMSGIVHGIVVLLILVLFAPYASNIPLASMAPVLMVVAWNMSERKHFAHILKTRTADSIVLVVTFLLTVFTTLTTAVEVGLILAVVLFVKRMSSTLSVDKVLPDPSVKHEKVGAHMVTEQHDCPQVAIYNVEGPLFFGAASTLENSGVGGQTGHLQGILLLRMGKVPFMDMTGEANFTALIHKYRKSGGTVLVSGLQPQPLELLRKTGCYDMIGQNHFFEHTGEALTAALAMVNQERCRGCRQMAFRECTSLCRRTQETKSSFPEAVSVPIPVNSGR, from the coding sequence ATGAAGTGGATAGGAAGGTTCGAAGGCTATAACGCAGGGGCTTTACGAAAGGATCTAATTTCTGGAAGCATTGTAGCGATTGTGGCCATCCCGCTCGGTATGGCGTTCGCCATTGCATCGGGGGTAAAGCCGGAATATGGTCTGTACACAACCATTGTAGCGGGGATTTTGATTTCACTGCTGGGTGGGTCCAAATTTCAGATCGGAGGACCTACAGGTGCGTTTATTCCAATTTTGCTGGCTATTGTCATGCAATACGGCTATGAGAATTTGCTTATAGCAGGGTTTATGGCAGGCATCATACTCATTTTAATGGGTGTTTTAAGGCTGGGGGCATTGATCAAGTTCATTCCCAAGCCCGTAACCATTGGCTTTACAGCCGGGATTGCCGTGACGATCTTCAGTGGTCAGATTGCTAACTTTCTCGGTTTGCGTGGGGTAGAGCGACATGAAACTTTTCTGCCTTCGATGGCAGAGCTCGTCCATCGACTTCCTTCACTCAATGTGTATAGTATCCTGACAGCTTGTATCTGTCTTGCTGCGCTTATTCTAGTGCCTAAAAAATGGCCCAAGATACCTGGATCACTGGTCGGCCTGCTCTTGTCAACGTTGGTGGCAGCTTTGCTTTTTCCAGGGCAGGTGGCTACGATTGGCTCTGCTTATGGCGCAATTCCGGCATCATTGCCTGAGCTGCATATTCCTGTGATGACGTGGGAATTGATCGTGAAGCTGTTGCCGCCAGCACTTGTTATAGCGATGTTGGGGGCTATTGAATCGCTGCTTTCAGCGGTAGTAGCTGACGGGATGACGGGAACCCGGCATAACAGCAATCGCGAATTGGTTGGACAAGGGATTGCTAATTTGCTGACACCACTGTTTGGCGGCATTCCTGCGACAGGTGCCATTGCCCGTACGGCCACCAATATCCGCAACAACGCGGTTTCTCCTATGTCAGGTATTGTGCATGGGATCGTGGTGCTCCTCATTCTGGTGCTTTTTGCACCTTATGCATCTAATATTCCGTTGGCTAGTATGGCACCGGTATTGATGGTAGTCGCCTGGAATATGAGTGAGCGCAAGCATTTTGCGCACATTCTCAAAACACGGACAGCGGATTCTATTGTGCTGGTCGTCACCTTTTTGCTGACGGTCTTTACGACGTTGACAACGGCTGTGGAGGTAGGTCTGATTCTGGCAGTTGTATTGTTCGTCAAACGTATGAGCAGTACACTTTCAGTCGATAAGGTGCTTCCTGACCCTTCTGTGAAGCATGAAAAAGTAGGCGCACATATGGTCACAGAGCAGCATGATTGCCCACAGGTGGCTATTTACAATGTGGAAGGCCCCCTATTTTTCGGTGCAGCTTCGACGTTGGAGAACTCAGGTGTAGGGGGACAGACTGGCCACCTGCAAGGGATTTTGTTGTTGCGAATGGGAAAGGTCCCTTTTATGGATATGACGGGAGAAGCTAACTTTACCGCATTAATTCACAAGTACCGGAAGTCTGGTGGGACAGTGCTTGTGTCCGGACTCCAGCCCCAACCGCTGGAGTTACTGCGGAAAACCGGATGTTACGACATGATCGGACAAAATCATTTTTTCGAACATACAGGAGAGGCCCTTACGGCAGCTCTTGCAATGGTGAATCAGGAGCGATGCAGGGGATGCAGGCAGATGGCTTTTCGAGAATGTACGAGCCTGTGTCGCAGAACCCAGGAAACCAAATCTTCCTTTCCAGAAGCCGTTTCGGTTCCCATACCTGTAAATAGCGGCAGATAG
- a CDS encoding MFS transporter, whose translation MKRILVILMINIFIVMVGVGLITPILPELIIEFGASGRAIGLLVAAYGITQFLLSPMTGQLSDRYGRKVFIVVGVIIFAVAKFMFAIGDELWMLYTSRLLEGVAAALIIPPMLAYVADITTTEERAKGNSLLAAAMSFGFVIGPGLGGLLAGYGTRVPLYTATGAAMIAVIFSIVYLPESLSKEQMKAARATTHRRESIFKQYARSLKSKYAMFFVIVLVMTFGLANFESVLGLYVTDRFQFSPQHISILLTAGAVIGVGMQALVVAKMIKQFGEKRLIKGSLLFTSAAYILLLFAKDFWSIFLVTSLIFFATAMLRPALNTQLSKMAGNEQGYVAGMNNAYMSVGNILGPTLAGFLFDVNMFAPFLIGCCILLITFLITLKIKVK comes from the coding sequence ATGAAAAGAATACTCGTAATTCTCATGATTAATATATTCATTGTTATGGTCGGCGTTGGTTTGATTACCCCTATTCTTCCGGAATTGATCATTGAATTTGGTGCCAGTGGGCGAGCCATCGGTTTATTGGTGGCGGCCTATGGCATAACGCAATTCCTGCTCTCGCCCATGACTGGGCAGCTGTCTGATCGATACGGGAGAAAAGTTTTTATCGTCGTAGGTGTTATTATTTTTGCTGTAGCTAAATTTATGTTTGCTATTGGGGATGAGCTGTGGATGCTGTACACCTCAAGACTTCTGGAAGGAGTTGCAGCAGCCCTGATTATTCCGCCCATGCTGGCATATGTAGCTGATATTACAACAACCGAAGAACGTGCCAAAGGAAATAGCCTGCTAGCGGCAGCGATGTCATTTGGATTTGTCATTGGTCCAGGACTTGGCGGCCTTCTTGCAGGATATGGAACGAGAGTGCCGCTGTATACAGCAACAGGTGCAGCTATGATTGCAGTTATTTTTTCAATCGTTTATTTACCTGAAAGCTTATCGAAAGAACAAATGAAGGCAGCACGGGCAACAACTCATCGAAGGGAATCTATTTTCAAACAATATGCAAGATCATTAAAGTCAAAATATGCGATGTTCTTTGTCATTGTCCTGGTGATGACTTTTGGACTCGCTAACTTTGAATCCGTTCTTGGCTTATATGTAACGGATCGCTTCCAATTCTCACCGCAACATATTTCAATCCTTCTAACGGCAGGTGCTGTGATCGGCGTCGGTATGCAGGCATTGGTTGTTGCTAAAATGATCAAGCAGTTTGGTGAAAAAAGGTTGATCAAAGGCTCGCTTCTCTTCACCTCTGCCGCTTATATTTTACTTCTCTTCGCCAAAGACTTTTGGAGTATCTTTCTTGTGACTTCCCTTATTTTCTTTGCCACAGCTATGCTTCGTCCAGCTCTTAATACACAATTGTCGAAGATGGCAGGAAATGAGCAAGGATATGTAGCTGGTATGAACAATGCCTATATGAGTGTCGGGAATATTCTAGGTCCCACTCTAGCGGGATTTTTATTTGATGTGAATATGTTCGCTCCATTCCTAATAGGCTGTTGTATTCTTTTGATTACCTTTCTGATTACATTAAAAATTAAAGTGAAATAA